In the genome of Henningerozyma blattae CBS 6284 chromosome 5, complete genome, one region contains:
- the GAL11 gene encoding Gal11p (similar to Saccharomyces cerevisiae GAL11 (YOL051W); ancestral locus Anc_7.81) produces the protein MEAKASVEERAQNVQDLLQVLMNINTINGGNSDTAQNMKVHAKNFEAALYTKSSSKKEYMDNMHEKVRKMRETLDKRKKDLILQQNKQRQVQAQAQAQAQQKHSMQMQMQAQMQPQGQSQGQGQGQSQQSQQQPQSQQQPQNLAQAYPQMNPQMFLNQQAQARQQVAQQLRNQHAPHQPSEPTASPAPPRPQFTSQQQQIINQMKIAPIPQELLDRLPRIPPGVNTWQQITELAQQGRLSASDMKAAKEVYKLHQQLLYAKRPQQQQQQQQQQQQQQQQQQQQQQQQQQPQQQQQQQQQPQQQQPQQQQPQQQQPQSQQQPQQEPPNVLGQIHQIFSPDEQKALLQEAMEACKTFQKNHCTPSTAAQFNKQAFIRKYINQKALRKIQSIRQLQRQQSNANANAPASASANNNNNNNNNNNNNNNNNNNNNNNNNNNANNQPPSQVPASANSNAPAPPPPSSNPAAPPQAAATAAAPPRQSIMQAFAPTQQDIEIVKRISAEAARTPLRLSDITNSLSMQERDEIKRKLQLNQQLFAQVSNYTPQVYILTKNENFLKEVLQLRIFVKEIIEKCSKGIYVVKLDTVDKLIVKYQKYWESMKIQILKRQQMIRQAQSQSQTQPQSQPQTQQQSQPQTQPQSQPQSQQQQQQQQSQQQQQQYNNISQNQQRVQGSIQHIQQQFHYQQSPSPNSMSQQPHSRSQSQNTPQLQFQRKQSNSQPNIYNQMQNNQMNSQAQAQAQAQAQAQAQAQAQAQAQAQAQAQAQAQAQAQAQAQAQAQAQAQAQAQAHAQAQAQAQAQAQAQAQAQAQAQAQAQAQAQAQAQAQAQAQAQAQAQAQAHAQAQAQAQQSKASSQRAYANSPSHPQSISPSKNTRKSSIPPNIRSKQQSSNSNSTSNSTSNSNANTPSSSTNIKKKSPSASNKGTPQTIMTTGTTPNLQNNATLSQTIINSPSNSNSMLKNNNSINSLSPFSNIQPINFNPALNMTSASNDNPFKNEELNLKQLNINKMEIISRYKHRRELLSNSPMDLFLSTLGDCLGKNDHDLELVKPIPKAVSDFINGTGKKKITKNIQKLRDQDVVNVSITNNNKNLIMDSKFLRNNNNNNNSHPEFSSSSLPQSNYKIDRNSLYSVFNCINNKNINFSTNSNSTSTNSISNKQNLIPPTPMESNNLKKRKLDDLEISPSNSSPTQTFTMSESKKIKIDSPEDMFNNSTAKIQNSKLQNQVNIWDWDFWSQTQTN, from the coding sequence ATGGAGGCCAAAGCTAGTGTAGAAGAACGTGCCCAGAATGTCCAGGACTTACTTCAAGTGCTGATGAACATTAACACCATCAATGGCGGCAACTCCGATACAGCTCAGAATATGAAAGTCCATGCTAAGAACTTCGAAGCTGCGCTATATACGAAAAGCTCCTCCAAGAAAGAATATATGGATAACATGCACGAAAAGGTGCGTAAGATGCGCGAGACCCTCGATAAACGGAAGAAGGATTTGATTCTACAACAGAATAAACAACGTCAAGTGCAAGCACAGGCTCAGGCACAGGCTCAACAGAAACATTCCATGCAGATGCAGATGCAAGCACAAATGCAACCGCAGGGTCAGTCGCAAGGCCAAGGGCAAGGCCAGTCACAACAATCTCAACAGCAACCTCAATCCCAACAGCAACCGCAAAACCTTGCTCAGGCTTACCCTCAGATGAATCCTCAGATGTTTTTAAACCAACAAGCTCAGGCTCGTCAACAAGTCGCTCAACAGCTACGTAACCAACATGCTCCACACCAACCATCAGAACCAACTGCTAGTCCTGCTCCACCACGTCCACAATTCACCtcacaacaacaacagatCATTAACCAGATGAAAATAGCCCCCATCCCACAAGAGTTACTGGATAGGTTACCACGTATTCCACCAGGTGTAAACACATGGCAACAAATTACAGAACTAGCACAACAAGGTCGTCTTTCTGCTTCTGACATGAAGGCTGCTAAAGAAGTTTACAAGCTACATCAACAGTTGTTATATGCAAAACGTcctcaacaacaacaacagcaacagcaacagcaacagcaacagcaacagcaacagcaacagcaacagcaacagcaacaacaacctcaacaacaacagcaacaacagcaacagcctcaacaacaacagcctcaacagcaacagcctcaacagcaacagcCTCAATCTCAACAACAACCTCAACAAGAACCTCCAAACGTTCTTGGCCAAATCCATCAGATTTTCTCTCCAGATGAACAAAAGGCCCTGTTACAAGAAGCCATGGAGGCATGCAAgacttttcaaaaaaacCATTGCACCCCTTCCACTGCTGCtcaatttaataaacaagcatttattagaaaatatatcaatcAAAAAGCTCtaagaaaaatacaatCCATTAGACAATTACAACGACAACAATCAAATGCCAATGCAAACGCACCTGCTTCTGCATCCgccaataacaataacaataacaataacaataacaataacaacaacaacaacaacaacaacaacaacaacaacaacaacaacaatgCAAACAACCAACCTCCTTCTCAAGTACCTGCATCTGCAAACTCAAATGCTCCTGCTCCTCCTCCACCTTCTTCTAATCCTGCTGCCCCTCCTCAGGCTGCTGCTACTGCCGCTGCTCCTCCTCGTCAATCTATAATGCAAGCTTTTGCTCCTACACAACAAGATATAGAAATCGTCAAGAGGATCTCGGCCGAAGCCGCAAGAACTCCTCTAAGATTATCCGATATCACAAACTCACTTTCCATGCAAGAAAGAGATGAAATCAAACgtaaattacaattaaacCAACAATTGTTTGCTCAAGTGAGTAACTACACTCCTCAAGTCTACATCCTCACTAAAAACGAAAACTTCTTGAAGGAAGTATTGCAATTGCGTATCTTTGTTAAAGAAATCATAGAAAAATGTTCCAAGGGGATCTATGTCGTTAAATTGGATACCGTGGATAAACTGATTGTCAAGTATCAGAAATATTGGGAATCCATGAAAATACAAATCTTGAAGAGACAACAGATGATTCGTCAAGCTCAATCTCAATCTCAAACTCAACCACAGTCGCAACCACAAACTCAGCAACAATCTCAACCACAAACCCAACCTCAATCTCAGCCACAATcacaacagcaacaacaacaacaacaatcccagcaacaacagcaacaataCAACAACATCTCCCAAAACCAACAACGTGTACAAGGCTCCATTCAACACATTCAGCAGCAATTCCATTACCAACAATCTCCTTCTCCGAATTCTATGTCTCAACAACCTCATTCTAGATCGCAATCTCAAAATACTCCTCAATTGCAATTCCAAAGGAAACAGAGTAATTCTCAACCAAACATTTATAATCAAATgcaaaataatcaaatgaATTCTCAGGCTCAGGCGCAAGCTCAGGCACAAGCACAAGCTCAAGCACAAGCACAAGCACAAGCTCAAGCACAAGCACAAGCACAAGCTCAAGCACAAGCTCAGGCACAAGCTCAAGCTCAAGCTCAAGCTCAGGCACAAGCACAAGCACAAGCACAAGCACAAGCACATGCACAAGCACAAGCTCAAGCTCAAGCTCAAGCTCAAGCTCAAGCTCAGGCCCAGGCGCAAGCACAGGCACAAGCGCAAGCCCAGGCACAAGCTCAAGCTCAAGCACAAGCCCAGGCGCAAGCGCAAGCACAAGCTCAAGCACAAGCCCACGCTCAGGCCCAAGCTCAAGCACAACAATCAAAAGCATCCTCTCAAAGAGCTTATGCAAATTCCCCATCTCATCCACAATCCATTTCTCCATCCAAAAATACAAGGAAATCATCCATACCTCCAAATATAAGATCCAAACAACaatcatcaaattcaaactcTACTTCCAATTCCAcctcaaattcaaatgcaAATACCCCATCTTCGTCcacaaatataaagaaaaaatctcCTTCTGCATCAAATAAAGGTACTCCTCAAACAATCATGACTACAGGTACTACTCCAAACTTACAAAATAATGCTACTCTTTCTCaaacaattataaattCTCCTTCCAATTCAAACTCaatgttaaaaaataataattctataaaTTCTCTTTCACCTTTCTCAAATATTCAaccaataaattttaatccTGCATTAAATATGACTTCCGCTTCAAATGATAAtccttttaaaaatgaagaattgaatttgaaacaattaaatatcaaCAAGATGGAAATCATATCAAGATACAAACATCGTAGAGAATTGTTATCAAACTCTCCTATGGATTTATTCCTGTCCACTCTAGGTGATTGTTTAGGTAAAAATGATCATGATTTAGAATTAGTCAAACCAATCCCCAAAGCAGTAAgtgattttattaatggtacaggaaagaaaaaaattacaaaaaatattcaaaaattaagagACCAAGATGTTGTAAATGTATcaataacaaataataacaagAATCTAATCATGGATTCTAAATTCTTACgcaataataacaataataataatagtcaTCCAGAAttctcttcttcttcattaccACAgtcaaattataaaattgatagaaattctttatattcCGTTTTCAATTgcatcaataataaaaatattaatttctctacaaattcaaattcaacttcaacaaattctatttcaaacaaacaaaatttaatcCCACCAACTCCAATGGaaagtaataatttgaaaaaaagaaaattagatgatttagaaataagtccttcaaattcttcacCGACTCAAACTTTCACGATGTCGGAATctaaaaagattaaaataGATTCTCCGGAAGAtatgtttaataattccaCCGCAAAGattcaaaattcaaaactACAAAATCAAGTTAATATTTGGGATTGGGATTTTTGGTCTCAGACTCAAACTAATTGA
- the TBLA0E02320 gene encoding uncharacterized protein (similar to Saccharomyces cerevisiae PMT2 (YAL023C) and PMT3 (YOR321W); ancestral locus Anc_7.76), with protein sequence MAATSKDPALEKEKTPQTLDTTGSNPSDTIDSPKDLSSKSASKSANKSVNNTLPWDTIESIVSPILLTLLACSVRMKDINKNKVSTWDEAHFGKFGSYYLRHEFYHDVHPPLGKMLVGLSGYIWGYNGSWDFLGAQPFPENVPYVKMRLFQALLSALCVPLSYFTAKGLKFSLPSVWLLSLTVLYENSYTTLAHFVLLDSILMFFTTLSFMCFVYYYQQGAHPFSKAWWGWMAATGISIGCTISVKMVGLFMVSVVGIHAVVDLWNLLGNKRVSRIQWFYHLGARILCLIVLPFSVFALSFKIHFDLLYKSGTGDKVMPSLFQASLENTTVGQGPRDIYKESSIITLRNMGITTQSVFLHSHPQRLPVGSKQQQVTGYTFADDNNKWYFQNPIMDDDAYLNYNINFPPQDTDFILNNMTYSLAHLNTGATLHSHNLESPVDRLAYEVTGYIGDRNDNWQVEILKQESAEEDTSVVHTMTTIFRLKHSINGCYLAFTGNNLPEWGFKQQEIACIKDSSKNNKYTWWMIEDHENPDAPPKPKDFKYPKPGFWSMFFYLNRAMMATNNALKPETDKLDPLSSRAWQWPTLNKGLRLNGWDENGNRYYLMGTPLTTWSSSLSIIGFSIFILFRFIRWQRQCDSKLLFPHDMHQVIIAGVYPLIGWALHFFPFACMGRVTYVHHYLPALYFALILLSFIFEFSLKGLGANKSTNLIRLVIYSTFALLTLLCFSFFSQMSYGMTGPLENYNSMNWLKDWKIGQDNYTIF encoded by the coding sequence ATGGCTGCCACTTCAAAAGACCCCGCTCTTGAGAAAGAAAAGACCCCGCAGACCCTGGACACAACGGGTTCCAACCCTAGTGACACAATAGACAGCCCTAAGGACCTCTCTAGCAAGAGCGCTAGCAAGAGCGCTAACAAGAGTGTAAACAACACTTTACCTTGGGATACAATTGAATCTATCGTTTCCCCCATTTTACTCACGCTATTAGCTTGTTCTGTTAGAATGAAAGATATAAACAAGAATAAAGTCTCTACATGGGATGAAGCTCATTTCGGTAAATTCGGTTCTTATTATCTAAGACATGAATTCTATCATGACGTTCATCCACCTCTAGGTAAAATGTTGGTGGGGCTCTCGGGTTATATCTGGGGATATAACGGTTCGTGGGATTTCTTGGGTGCCCAACCTTTCCCTGAAAACGTTCCCTACGTGAAGATGCGTCTTTTCCAAGCGCTTCTGAGTGCATTATGTGTACCATTAAGTTATTTCACTGCAAAGggtttaaaattttcattaccAAGTGTTTGGTTATTGAGTTTAACTGTATTATACGAAAATTCTTACACAACTCTAGCTCATTTCGTTCTACTAGATTCTATCCTTATGTTTTTCACCACTTTATCATTCATGTGTTTTGTTTATTACTATCAACAAGGAGCCCACCCTTTCTCTAAGGCTTGGTGGGGGTGGATGGCTGCAACAGGTATTTCTATCGGTTGTACCATCTCTGTTAAAATGGTCGGTTTATTTATGGTTTCTGTAGTAGGGATCCATGCTGTCGTAGATCTCTGGAACCTTTTGGGTAATAAACGCGTCTCGCGTATTCAATGGTTTTACCATTTAGGGGCCCGCATTCTTTGCTTGATTGTGCTCCCCTTTTCCGTATTCGCGCTATCTTTCAAGATCCATTTCGATCTATTATACAAATCAGGAACTGGTGATAAAGTGATGCCCTCCCTTTTCCAAGCCTCTTTAGAAAACACTACTGTGGGCCAAGGTCCAAGAGACATTTATAAGGAAAGTTCTATCATCACTTTAAGAAATATGGGTATTACAACTCAAAGCGTCTTTTTACATTCACACCCACAAAGGTTGCCAGTCGGATCTAAACAACAACAAGTCACTGGTTATACTTTTgctgatgataataataaatggtATTTCCAAAACCCTATCATGGATGATGACgcttatttgaattataatattaatttccCTCCTCAAGATACAGATTTCATTCTGAATAATATGACTTATTCTTTGGCCCATTTAAACACAGGTGCCACATTACACTCGCATAATTTGGAATCGCCTGTTGATAGGTTGGCTTATGAGGTAACTGGTTATATAGGTGATAGAAATGATAATTGGCAAGTAgaaattttgaaacaaGAATCTGCTGAGGAAGATACTTCCGTAGTACACACAATGACCACTATTTTCAGATTAAAGCATTCCATCAATGGTTGTTATCTTGCCTTTACGGGTAATAATTTACCTGAATGGGGGTTCAAACAACAAGAAATCGCTTGTATCAAGGATTCGAGcaagaataataaatatacttGGTGGATGATTGAAGATCATGAGAATCCAGATGCTCCACCAAAACCTAAAGATTTCAAATACCCAAAACCAGGATTCTGGTCCATGtttttctatttaaatAGAGCCATGATGGCCACGAACAATGCTTTGAAACCAGAAACTGATAAATTAGATCCTTTATCTTCAAGAGCTTGGCAATGGCCAACTTTAAACAAAGGTTTAAGATTGAACGGTTGGGATGAAAATGGTAAccgttattatttaatgggTACACCTTTAACCACCTGGTCTTCTTCACTCTCCATCATTGgattttctattttcatCTTATTCAGATTCATTAGATGGCAAAGACAATGCGATTCCAAACTTTTGTTCCCTCATGATATGCATCAAGTCATCATTGCAGGTGTATATCCTTTAATTGGTTGGGCATTACACTTCTTCCCCTTCGCTTGTATGGGTAGAGTCACTTATgttcatcattatttaccAGCATTATATTTCGCCTTAATCCTATTGTCCTTTATTTTCGAATTTTCTCTCAAAGGATTAGGAGCAAATAAATCCACTAATTTGATTAGACTAGTCATTTATTCAACTTTCGCTTTATTAACTTTACTAtgtttttcattcttttcTCAAATGTCATATGGGATGACAGGCCCACTCgaaaattataatagtaTGAATTGGTTAAAGGATTGGAAAATAGGTCAAGACAATTATAcaatcttttaa